A stretch of Acidobacteriota bacterium DNA encodes these proteins:
- a CDS encoding NUDIX hydrolase: MSTATRLSTRTVHDGRVFRIDIDRVRLPHGREVDMEVVRHPESVVIVPIDEEGRVVLIRQYRYAVDHVMWELPAGSIDPGESLEEATRRECHEEIGLWPASVERLGAFHPTPGYCDEVMVFFKATGLTRPVHEAHQDPDENIEPRAVPLDEARAMVARGEITDMKTIVGLTLL, translated from the coding sequence ATGTCCACTGCCACCCGCCTGTCCACGCGCACGGTCCACGACGGCCGTGTCTTCCGCATCGACATCGACCGCGTCCGTCTGCCGCACGGCCGCGAGGTCGACATGGAGGTCGTCCGTCATCCCGAGTCGGTCGTCATCGTCCCGATCGACGAAGAGGGGCGCGTGGTGTTGATCCGACAGTACCGCTACGCGGTCGACCACGTGATGTGGGAGTTGCCTGCAGGCAGCATCGACCCGGGTGAGTCGCTCGAAGAGGCGACGCGGCGCGAGTGCCACGAGGAGATCGGCCTCTGGCCCGCGTCGGTCGAGCGGCTCGGCGCGTTCCACCCGACGCCCGGGTACTGCGACGAGGTGATGGTGTTCTTCAAGGCGACGGGCCTCACGCGGCCGGTGCACGAGGCCCATCAGGACCCCGACGAGAACATCGAGCCCCGCGCGGTGCCGCTCGACGAGGCACGAGCCATGGTCGCGCGCGGCGAGATCACGGACATGAAGACGATCGTGGGGTTGACGCTGCTGTGA